The genomic window CAGGATCGTGCCGCCGTGCGCGACCGTGGCCTTGACGAACTCGAAGGCGCGGTCGATGTAGGACAGCGACTGCTGCAGGTCGATGATGTAGATGCCGTTGCGCTCAGTGAGGATGAAGCGCTTCATCTTCGGGTTCCACCGACGCGTCTGGTGGCCGAAGTGAACGCCGCTCTCCAGGAGCTGCCGCATCGTGACGACGGGTGCCATGTCCCGTTGTTCCTTCCTGAGGCCCGGGTCGTTCTCCCGGGCGGTTCGGTTAGGTCTGCGCTCCGGCACGACCCCACCGCGCTGGGCGGACCGAGGGATCGCACCCCACCGGCTCTCGGAACCAGGTGACGTGTGAGCGCGTGGATTCGGCCGCCCGGGTCTGGACCCACGCAGCCGTATCTCGATTCTATGGGATGAGCGCCGTGCGAGTGGAATCAGCCGGGTCGGGAGGCGGGTTATCCACAGATCGGCCGACCGGTGGCGGGGGCGTGGGGCGGCTCGGCAGGCTCGGCCTCATGACTTCGTTCGCGTTGTTCTTCCTGGTCCTGCTGACCGCGTCGCCCGGCTCCGGTGCCGACGGCGGGGGGTGGCGGTGGCCGCTCGGTCCGCCGGCTCCCGCGGTCGTCCGGGGGTTCGCGCCGCCCGCCGTCCCGTGGGGCGCCGGGCATCGGGGGGTCGATCTGGCGGCGCGTCCCGGTCTGCCGGTGTTCGCGGCCGGGGCGGGACGGGTCTCCTACGCGGGGCGGCTCGCCGGGCGCGGCGTCGTCGCGATCAACCATGGGACGTTGCGGACGACGTATCTGCCGGTCGTCCCGTCGGTGCGGGTGGGCGGTGTCGTCTCGGCGGGGTCGCGGATCGGCGTGGTCGAGGACGCGTTGCCGCCGCATTGCGCACTGGCCTGCCTGCACTGGGGGTTGCGGCGTGGGGCGGTCTACCTGAATCCGCTCGACCTGGTGCAGCGGCGGGTGCGTCTTCTTCCGCGCTGGTCGGCGCCGCCGACGCCGGACGCCGTTGTGGCCTCGCGTCCCGCTCGGTCCGGGCTGCGCGCGGCGACGACCGGGGGCGCCTTGGTGACGGGGATGCTGCTGGCGTTCGTTCTGCTGTTCCTGTGGCGGCAGGTGCGGCTTCGGGCGACGTTCGTCCGGCGGCGCGCGCCCGCGCAGGTCATCGACCTGGCCCGCGAACGGCGCCTGCGCCGGGCCCGCTGACCTCGCCGCGCCCTCGCCCGTACGTGCTGGGCACGTGACTACACGGGCGGACGTCTGGAGGCGGCGCGGCGGCGGTCGTCTCCTCGCACGGCCGCAACGACGCGATCTAGCCACGTCCAGCACTCAACGCAAACGAGAAGGGAGGTCGGCAAGGTCGCGCCAACAGCGCAGCTAACCGAAAACAGCGGCAACCGACCGGCACGGCGGGCGATGCGCGCACCGGCTGCGCTGTCGGTTCGCCGTAGCGGGCTCCCGCGCAAGCCCCGGCGGCCTGCGAGGACGACAGCCCTTCGGCCCGTTCGGGCGCAGGGCGCTGCGTAAGTCCGCCAGCGCACGGAGCTTGGACGAGCCCGCGCAGGTCAGCGGGACGATCACGAGTCCGCCGCGCCCCTCGGGTGGGCTTGCCGGTGAACCTTCTTGAGACGTTCGACGGACACCTGCGTATAGAGCTGGGTCGTCCGGAGCGACGAGTGCCCGAGGATCTCCTGGACGCTCCGCAGATCGGCTCCGCCCTCCAACAGGTGCGTCGCGGCGCTGTGCCGCAGGCCGTGCGGACCGAGATCGGGGACGTCGCCGGCCGCCGCGATCCGGGCGTGGACGATCCGCCGTGCGATCGACGCATGGAGCCTTCCGCCGCGCGCTCCAAGGAACAGCGCGTTGCCGCTCTGCTCGGTGGCGAGGACGGGACGTCCCGCGCGCAGCCATTCCTCCACGGCCTGGACGGCGGTCTCCGCGATCGGGACCGTCCGCTCCTTGTCGCCCTTGCCGATGACACGCACGGTTCTGCGGCCGGTGTCGAGGTCGCCGATGTCCATGCCGCACAGTTCGCTCACACGGACGCCGGTCGCATAGAAGACCTCCAAGACAGCAAGGTCTCGCGACCCTTGCGGCCCTTCAGCCTCCACCGTGTCCAGAAGGTGCGCGGCCTGGTCCTGCGACAGGACCGAAGGCAGATCCCGATTCAGGCGCGGTGTACCGAGCAGCACGCCCGGATCTTCCGCGAGAACACCCTTCCGGTGCAGGAAGCGGGTGAACGCGCGCACGGCCGCCGTCCGCCGCGCGAGCGTCGCCCGGGACATCCCGTCGGCATGCTGCCGCGCGAGCCAGGCGCGCAGGACGGCCACACCGAGTTCGTCCGGGCCGCCGAGCCCCACCGTGTCGGCGTGCCGGGCGAGGTCGCGAAGGTCGCCGAGGTACGCGCGGAGCGTGTGCGGCGACAGTCCGCGCTCCGAGCGGAGATGGCGCTCGAACTCCCGCAGCTCTCGGTACAGCGGTCCAGGCTCGTCGTCGGTCGTCACAGGGCCACGCTGATCTTTCTCGCCGCCGATTGCAAGCGCCGACGCCGCTCCCCCGCCGTCCTGCCGAATGCCGCACGACACTCGACACCCAAACCCACCCATATGCCGCGAATTCAACCACCCTGGGGCCGAGTTGTCCCCAGAACCACTTTCTATTCGAGACGGCGCACTGGATTCGGAAGGGTCGATGGCGGAGGTGAGAGCGATGTCAACGAAGACCAACGCCGCGCACGTTCTGGGGGCACGCGGCGAGATCGCCGCCATGCGGCACCTGACGCGCCTCGGCTGGACCATCCTCGACCGCAACTGGCGGTGCGCGGAGGGCGAGCTGGACATCATCGCCCACGACGGGCGGCGTTACGTGGTCTGCGAGGTGAAGACGCGCAGCGGAGCGCGCTTCGGCCACCCGCTGGAAGCGATCACGGCCGGCAAGGCCGAACGGCTGCGCCGCCTGACCCAGCGCTGGGCCGCCGAGCACCAGGTGCCCATCACACAAGTACGGATCGACGTCCTCGGCCTGCTGTGCGCGGACGACGACGGCTTCCTGATCGACCACATCCAGGAGGTCTGCTGATGCGCCCGCCCGTCCCGCCCCACGACGGTCCGAACCAGCCCGCGGCCATGCCTCCCTGACAACCCCCGCGTGCACGAGGACCCACACCGCGGTCCGACACCAAGCACGGACCAAGACCGCCCTCAGCCTTGAGTCGGCCGCACAAGCGCCATGTCCACCACGCGCCAATCCCACGCAGAAAGCCCACGCACGGAACACGCACAGGAGCCCACGCACACAGTCCGCGCGCCGGCCCACGCGCGTGGTCCTCGTCCGCGACCGACGTGCAAGCGCAACTCGCCGCGCCTGAGCCACGCGGGAGGTTCAGCGAGTCCACCGCATGGAGCCAGCGCGCGGATCCACGTGGATCCACGTGCGGAGGTCACGTGCGGGGTCACGTGTGTGAACCGCACCGTAGGTCACGTGCGGGCGGATTCGCGGTCTGCCACGAGACCGGTACGCGCACCGCAGCTCCGCGTGGTGCCCTGCGCGTGCCCACCCGTCTGCCTGTGCGGCTGTCTCGATCAAGCTCGCCGCTTCCCTCTTCAAGATCAAGGAGTTCTCATGACGCTCGCCAGAACACGATCGGTGTCCCTCCTCGGAGTCGAGGGGTTCGTCGTGGACGTCGAAGCCGCGATCACGAGCGGCATCCCCGGCATGCATCTCGTCGGCCTGCCCGACACCGCGCTGAGCGAGTCCCGCGACCGCGTCCGCGCCGCGATCTTCAACTCGGGCGAGGAATGGCCCAACCGGCATGTGACAGTGTCCCTTTTCCCCGCGAGCATGCCGAAACGGGGATCGCTTTTCGATCTGGCGATCGCGCTGGTGCTGCTCGCCGCAGCCGAAGCGGTTCCGCCGCGCTCATGCGCGGGACTCGTCGTCATCGGTGAGTTGGGGCTCGACGGCCGCGTCCGCCCCGTCCCGGGCATCCTGCCCGCTCTGCTGGTCGCCACGAAGGCCGGTTGCCGCACCGCCGTCGTGCCGAAGGCGAACCAGGCCGAGGCGGAGCTGGTGCCGGACCTGGAGGTCATCGGGGCGCAGACGCTGCGCGGCCTGCTCGCCGTCCTGCGGGACGAACCGCCGCCTCCCGAGGAGGCGGAGCCGTTCCCGGCCGTCCCGAACGGCATGCCGGCGCGTCCGCCCGATCGGCGTCCGAGGGTGGACCTCGCGGACGTCCGGGGTCAGGCCGAGGGACGCCGCGCCCTGGAGATCAGCGCCGCGGGCGGCCATCATCTCTACTTCTCCGGCCCGCCGGGCTGCGGGAAGACCATGCTGGCCGAACGGCTGCCGACCCTCCTCCCGCCGCTGGAACAGGACGCCGCGCTGGAGGTGACGGCGATCCATTCCGTGGCGGGCACCCTGCCGCCCGGACAACCGCTGATCACCCATCCGCCGTTCCACGCACCGCACCACACCGCGAGCGAGCCCGCGCTCGTGGGCGGCGGGTCCGGCCGGTCTCTCCAGCCGGGAGCCGCGTCCCTCGCGCACCGCGGCGTCCTGTTCATCGACGAGGCTGCGGAGTTCAAGCAAGGCGTCCTCGACGTCCTGCGGCAACCGCTGGAGGACGGCGAGGTGCGGATCGCCCGAGCGGAAGGGACGGCACGGTTCCCGGCCCGGTTCACGATGATCCTGGCGGCCAACCCGTGCCCGTGCGCGGCGGCGAACCGACGTGACTGCACCTGCGCTCCCGCGCTGCGCCGCAAGTACCAATCGCGGTTGTCGGGGCCGCTACTGGACCGTGTCGACCTGAAACTGGAACTCTCGCCCGCGAGCCGCGCCGAACTGCGCTACGACCTGGACTTCGCCGAGAGCAGCGACGTGGTCGCCGAACGCGTGGCGGCGGCACGGGACCGGACCGCCAAACGCCTCGCGGACACCCCATGGCGCTCGAACTCCGAGATCCCGGGCCCCGAACTGCGGCGCCGCTTCACGCCGTCCGCCGACGCCATGCGCGCGATCGACGACGCGCTGCAGAACGGAAGCCTCAGCGCACGCGGCATGGACCGGGTCCTGCGCGTCGCCTGGACGATCGCGGACCTGGCGGACCGCGACGAACCCGACGCCGACGACGTCGGCGGAGCACTGGCACTACGGATGGGACAGGGCACATGAACGAGCGCATCGCACGAGCCGCGCTGACGGCCCTCGCCGAGCCCGGCGACCGCCTGCTCAACCGCCTCATCGACTGGAGCGGACCGCCGGGCGCGCTCGCGACGATCCGCGACGGGACGCTCCCGGACGGCATCGCGCAGACCCGCGAGGAGAAGCACAAGGCGGTGACACGGCTCGAACACTGGCGCCGTCGCCTGCCGACCGTGGACACCGAGGCGGACCTGACGATCGCCGAACAGCTCGGCGTCCGGTTGGTGTGTCCCGGCGATCCGGAGTGGCCGACGACGCTGGAGGATCTCGGCGACGAACGTCCCTACGCGCTCTGGCTGCGCGGCCCCAGCGACCTTCGCAACGGGTGCCTGCGGTCGGTCGCGATGGTCGGCGCCCGCGCGTCCACGCCCTACGGGACGCGCATCGCCGCCGAACTCGCCGCGCGGCTCGCCGAGAAGGACTGGACGATCGTCTCCGGCGGCGCGATGGGCATCGACGCGGCAGCGCACCGCGGCGCACTCGCCGCCGACGGATCAACGCTCGCGGTCCTCGCCAACGGCGTGGACGTCCCCTATCCGGCCTCGCACGAAGGACTGTTCGCCGAACTCGCGAGCCGTGGCCTGCTGGTGAGCGAGTCACCACCCGGAACGACGCCGCGCAGATCGAGGTTCCTAGTCCGCAACCGGGTCATCGCGGCGCTCACGCGCGGCACAGTCGTGGTCGAGGCGGCCTGGCGGAGCGGAGCACTGAACACCGCATCCTGGGCGCGACGCCTCGGCCGCGAGGTGATGGCCGTCCCAGGCCCGGTGACGTCAGGCGCGTCCGAAGGCTGCCACCGCCTGCTGCGCGATTCGCCGCCCGCGCTGCTCGTCACGCGCCCCGAAGAGGTGATCGAGGCCCTCGGCCGTCTCGGCGCCGACCTGGCTCCCCCACCGCGCGACCCGGTCCTCCCCCGCGACCGTCTGGACCCGATGACACGAACGGTCCTCGAATCCCTGCCCGCCCGCGGCGCCGCAGGCCCCGCCCAACTCGCCGCACGCGCGGGCCTCGACCTGACCGCCGTCAACGCAAAACTCGGCCTCCTCGCCGCAGGCGGCTTCGTCGAACGAACACCCGGAGGCTGGCGCCTCACCGCCCTCGCCAAAGACCGCTCCTGACCGCCCGCAACTCCAACCCATCCCGCCCGCTCACCACGAACCAAAGAAAGCCACCCATGTCCCGCAGTCCACGCATGACCAGCGCGCCGCTCATCATCAGCCGCATCACCCACCCCGAGCGTCCCCGTCCTCAGAATGCGAGAACTCTCCCGCTCAACCCGCGACAGTTCGCCGCCCGACCGCCCCCAGCAGGCTCACGTACGAGAGCATTACGACGAAGTTCTCAGCTCGAGATGGTCCGGCAGTCGTCGCCGTGCGCCGAGTGGAGGCCAGCAGCGTTGGCCGCCGTCACGTGGGTCGGCCTGAGCACGTGTCGTCACGGGCGCGGGCAAGCCTGGCGCGCGGGCCAACGCGGACACGGACCCACGCCAGCCGACGGGGACGTAGGTCCGTGCGGGCGCAGCCTGACGCCGGGCGACGTTTGCGCCGGAACGGCCTGAGCGACGGAAGGCCTAACGCTGGTCGTCGCGAACGCGGGCAAGCCTGGGGTGTGGGCCGACGCGGGGCGGCCTGAGCCCCGGAACGTCCTGAGCACGGGCCAGCGCGGGCACGGGAACGGCCTGGGGCGGGCCGACGCGCACGCGGGCCGACACCGGCCGACGGCACGTGCCCCGGCTACGTGCTGCGGCACCGCGTGCCGGTCGGCATGACGGGCTGGGCGCAGGTCCACGGGCTGCGCGGCGGACACGGGACCGCGTGGGCGCGGCCCGGCGCCGGGCGGCCTGAGCGGTCGGAACGGCCTGAGCATGGGTCGGTGCGGGCACGGGAACGGCCTGGGGGCGGGCCGACGCGGACAAGGCGCCGACGACGCCGACCGACGGGGGCACGGGACCGTGCGGGCGCGGCCCGATGCGGAGCGGCCTGAGCGCTGGAACCGGCCTAAGCGCTGGTCGTCGCTAACGCAGCAAGCCTTCGGCGCGGGGCGGCCCGAGCGCCGAACGTCCTGGGCACGGGCCAGCGCGGGCACGGGAACAGCCTGGGGGCG from Actinomadura rubteroloni includes these protein-coding regions:
- a CDS encoding YraN family protein, with product MSTKTNAAHVLGARGEIAAMRHLTRLGWTILDRNWRCAEGELDIIAHDGRRYVVCEVKTRSGARFGHPLEAITAGKAERLRRLTQRWAAEHQVPITQVRIDVLGLLCADDDGFLIDHIQEVC
- a CDS encoding murein hydrolase activator EnvC family protein encodes the protein MTSFALFFLVLLTASPGSGADGGGWRWPLGPPAPAVVRGFAPPAVPWGAGHRGVDLAARPGLPVFAAGAGRVSYAGRLAGRGVVAINHGTLRTTYLPVVPSVRVGGVVSAGSRIGVVEDALPPHCALACLHWGLRRGAVYLNPLDLVQRRVRLLPRWSAPPTPDAVVASRPARSGLRAATTGGALVTGMLLAFVLLFLWRQVRLRATFVRRRAPAQVIDLARERRLRRAR
- a CDS encoding tyrosine recombinase XerC; this translates as MTTDDEPGPLYRELREFERHLRSERGLSPHTLRAYLGDLRDLARHADTVGLGGPDELGVAVLRAWLARQHADGMSRATLARRTAAVRAFTRFLHRKGVLAEDPGVLLGTPRLNRDLPSVLSQDQAAHLLDTVEAEGPQGSRDLAVLEVFYATGVRVSELCGMDIGDLDTGRRTVRVIGKGDKERTVPIAETAVQAVEEWLRAGRPVLATEQSGNALFLGARGGRLHASIARRIVHARIAAAGDVPDLGPHGLRHSAATHLLEGGADLRSVQEILGHSSLRTTQLYTQVSVERLKKVHRQAHPRGAADS
- a CDS encoding YifB family Mg chelatase-like AAA ATPase, whose amino-acid sequence is MTLARTRSVSLLGVEGFVVDVEAAITSGIPGMHLVGLPDTALSESRDRVRAAIFNSGEEWPNRHVTVSLFPASMPKRGSLFDLAIALVLLAAAEAVPPRSCAGLVVIGELGLDGRVRPVPGILPALLVATKAGCRTAVVPKANQAEAELVPDLEVIGAQTLRGLLAVLRDEPPPPEEAEPFPAVPNGMPARPPDRRPRVDLADVRGQAEGRRALEISAAGGHHLYFSGPPGCGKTMLAERLPTLLPPLEQDAALEVTAIHSVAGTLPPGQPLITHPPFHAPHHTASEPALVGGGSGRSLQPGAASLAHRGVLFIDEAAEFKQGVLDVLRQPLEDGEVRIARAEGTARFPARFTMILAANPCPCAAANRRDCTCAPALRRKYQSRLSGPLLDRVDLKLELSPASRAELRYDLDFAESSDVVAERVAAARDRTAKRLADTPWRSNSEIPGPELRRRFTPSADAMRAIDDALQNGSLSARGMDRVLRVAWTIADLADRDEPDADDVGGALALRMGQGT
- the dprA gene encoding DNA-processing protein DprA, with amino-acid sequence MNERIARAALTALAEPGDRLLNRLIDWSGPPGALATIRDGTLPDGIAQTREEKHKAVTRLEHWRRRLPTVDTEADLTIAEQLGVRLVCPGDPEWPTTLEDLGDERPYALWLRGPSDLRNGCLRSVAMVGARASTPYGTRIAAELAARLAEKDWTIVSGGAMGIDAAAHRGALAADGSTLAVLANGVDVPYPASHEGLFAELASRGLLVSESPPGTTPRRSRFLVRNRVIAALTRGTVVVEAAWRSGALNTASWARRLGREVMAVPGPVTSGASEGCHRLLRDSPPALLVTRPEEVIEALGRLGADLAPPPRDPVLPRDRLDPMTRTVLESLPARGAAGPAQLAARAGLDLTAVNAKLGLLAAGGFVERTPGGWRLTALAKDRS